The following proteins are co-located in the Verrucomicrobiia bacterium genome:
- a CDS encoding tetratricopeptide repeat protein: MKAQKLIPLLVVAAGLLAYHNSFTGPFIFDDVKSVSQNLTIRHLWPIWEPLSPPRQGGNTVEGRPLINLSLAVNYAVGGTRVWGYHVLNLAIHILAGLALYGIARRAFLGPALRGRFGNEATTLALAIAVIWTLHPLQTEAVTYVAQRAESLMGLFYLLTLYCFIRGAESQTPGKWYVCSVMACLLGMASKEVMVSAPLMVLLFDWLFVAGNLREAWKRRWRLYVGLAATWLVLGYLVATTHNRGGSAGFGSEIAWKDYGLTQCRAVVHYLRLSVWPYPLVFDYGTDTAKFGVGVAACGLALAVLMAGTLIGVWQRRALSIFGVWFFAILAPSSSVVPVATQTIAEHRMYLPLATVVSLAVLGIHALLKRYDKVVFVALAVGLGFMTWQRNEDYRTDLAIWSDTLRKVPDNVRAHNNLAIALFAVGKATEAMQHFEESLRIRPQWAETHYNLGNALARSGNPEEAIAQFQAAVHILPNYADAQYNMAEVLLSLGRTQEAVEHYQEVLRIDPNYAQAYYQLGNVLARSGRLEDAIAQYKRALQIEPGYAEARLNLGVASAGLGRSEEAISQYEEALRLQPNYVAAHNSLANALVRAGKFDDAIRQYEAALLIEPDSAEIHCNLGVTFERAGRAPEAIDQYKQALRLRPDLVTAKNALARLGSK; encoded by the coding sequence GGTTGCCGCGGGGTTGCTGGCCTATCACAATAGCTTCACCGGTCCGTTCATCTTTGATGACGTAAAGTCAGTATCGCAAAACCTCACGATCCGTCATCTCTGGCCAATCTGGGAGCCCCTGTCGCCCCCGCGTCAAGGTGGTAATACCGTCGAAGGTCGGCCACTCATCAATCTTTCCTTGGCCGTCAACTACGCCGTTGGAGGGACGCGGGTTTGGGGTTATCACGTACTGAATCTCGCCATTCATATTCTCGCGGGTTTGGCACTGTATGGGATCGCGCGGCGAGCCTTTCTGGGGCCTGCGTTGCGGGGCCGTTTTGGGAACGAGGCGACGACCCTTGCGTTGGCTATTGCCGTAATCTGGACGCTGCATCCGTTACAAACGGAAGCCGTCACCTACGTGGCGCAACGGGCCGAATCTCTGATGGGATTATTCTATTTGTTGACCCTGTACTGCTTCATCCGCGGTGCGGAATCGCAAACTCCCGGGAAGTGGTACGTGTGTTCGGTGATGGCGTGCCTTCTCGGTATGGCTAGCAAGGAAGTGATGGTGTCCGCGCCGCTGATGGTTCTCCTGTTTGATTGGTTGTTCGTGGCCGGGAATCTCCGGGAAGCATGGAAGCGGCGATGGCGGCTGTATGTAGGATTGGCAGCCACGTGGCTGGTACTCGGATATCTCGTAGCAACCACGCACAACCGCGGTGGCTCTGCGGGGTTTGGAAGCGAGATTGCGTGGAAGGATTACGGACTGACCCAGTGTCGGGCCGTTGTGCACTACCTCCGGCTTTCAGTATGGCCATATCCGCTGGTGTTCGACTACGGGACCGACACCGCCAAGTTTGGGGTTGGAGTAGCGGCGTGCGGGCTCGCGCTGGCGGTATTAATGGCGGGAACGTTGATCGGAGTTTGGCAGCGGCGTGCGCTGAGTATATTCGGTGTGTGGTTTTTCGCGATTCTAGCTCCTAGCTCCAGTGTGGTGCCAGTGGCGACGCAAACAATTGCTGAACACCGGATGTATCTTCCGCTGGCCACTGTAGTCTCGCTGGCGGTATTGGGGATACATGCTCTGCTCAAACGGTACGACAAGGTGGTGTTCGTGGCGTTGGCAGTAGGATTGGGCTTCATGACTTGGCAGCGAAACGAGGATTACCGAACCGACCTGGCTATTTGGAGTGACACATTGCGGAAAGTTCCGGACAACGTGCGCGCGCATAACAACCTTGCGATCGCGTTGTTTGCGGTGGGCAAGGCGACGGAGGCGATGCAGCATTTTGAGGAGTCCCTGCGAATTCGTCCGCAATGGGCGGAAACCCACTACAACTTGGGGAATGCGCTGGCCCGATCCGGCAACCCCGAAGAGGCAATCGCCCAGTTTCAGGCCGCGGTGCACATCTTGCCGAATTACGCCGACGCCCAGTACAACATGGCCGAGGTCCTGCTGTCGTTGGGCCGGACCCAGGAGGCGGTGGAGCATTATCAGGAAGTCCTGCGGATCGACCCCAACTATGCCCAGGCATATTACCAGCTGGGGAATGTTCTCGCCCGATCCGGCAGGCTGGAAGATGCAATTGCACAGTATAAGCGGGCGTTGCAAATCGAGCCGGGTTATGCGGAGGCCCGCCTCAACCTGGGAGTGGCATCCGCTGGGTTGGGGAGAAGCGAGGAAGCCATCAGCCAGTACGAAGAGGCGTTGCGGCTTCAGCCGAATTACGTGGCAGCTCACAACAGCTTGGCTAATGCGCTGGTCCGAGCAGGTAAGTTCGATGACGCGATCCGACAGTATGAAGCGGCCCTGCTAATTGAACCCGACTCGGCAGAGATTCACTGCAATTTAGGCGTTACCTTTGAGCGAGCAGGCCGTGCACCAGAGGCAATCGACCAATACAAACAGGCGTTGAGACTCCGGCCAGATCTGGTAACAGCAAAAAACGCACTGGCTCGGCTGGGTAGTAAGTAG